The region GCAGCCACATCTCCCCCACGAACACCCGGTCGGGCCCGTAGGACTCGGCGATCCGCCGCCACCGCCGGAACACCTCGTGCACCCCGTCGCGGTCGGAGAACGCGCTCTCGTCCCCCTCCGGGACGTCGGGCAGCCCCGGGTCCTTGACCATCCCGTCGGCCACGTCGACGCGGAACCCGTCCACCCCCCGGTCGAACCAGAACCGCAGGATCGCGTCGAACTCCTCGCGCACCCGCGGGTTCTCCCAGTTCAGGTCGGGCTGCTGCGCCGAGTACAGGTGCAGGTACCACTCCCCCGGGCTCCCGTCGGCCTCGGTGACCCGGGACCAGGCGGGGCCGCCGAACCGGGACCGCCAGTTGTTGGGCGGCAGTTCCCCGCTCTCGCCCCGGCCGGGCCGGAACCAGAACAGCGAGCGCTCGGCCGAGCCCGGCCCGGCCGCCAGCGCCTCCCGGAACCACACGTGCTCGCTGGAGCAGTGGTTGGGCACGATGTCGATGATCACCCGGATGCCGCGCTCGTGGGCGGCGGCGATGAGCCGGTCGGCCAGGTCCAGGTCGCCGTACACGGGCGCGATGTCGGTGTAGTCGGCCACGTCGTACCCGCCGTCGGCGAGCGGCGACGGGTACCACGGGCTCATCCACAGCGCGTCGACCCCCAGCTCCGCCAGGTGGTCGATCTCCCGCAGCACCCCGGCGAGGTCGCCGACGCCGTCGCCGTCGCCGTCGGCGAAGCTGCGCGGGTAGATCTGGTAGATGGCGGCGCCGCGCCACCAGTCCGGGTCGTGGTGTCCGGTCACGTTGCGGTGTCCTTGTCGTCGGAGGGGTCGGGAGGGACGGTCATCCCTTGAGCGCGCCGGCGGAGAGCCCGGCGATCACCTGGCGCTGGAACACCAGGAACAGGGCGAGCACCGGCAGGCTGGAGACGACCATCCCGGCGATGAGGAGGTTGAGCGGCATCTCGGTGGAGATCCGCGCCAGGTGGACGGTGATGGTCTGCACCAGCGGGTCCTGGAGCACCACCAGCGGCCAGACGAAGTCCTTCCAGGCGGCGACGATCGCCAGGATCGACACCACCGCCAGGATCGGCCGCGACAGCGGCAGCACGATCCGCAGCATGATCTGGGCGGGCCCGGCCCCGTCCAGCCGGGCGGCCTCCACCAGTTCGGCGGGGACGCGGTCGAAGAACTGCTTGAGCACGAACACGTTGAACGCGTTGGCGGCCATCGGCAGCCACACCGCCCAGGGCGTGTTGAGCAGGTTGACCCCGATCAGCGGCACGTCCGCGACGGTGAGGTAGGTGGGGACGAGCAGCGCGGCGGCCGGGAGCATGAGGGTCGCCAGCATCATCCCCAGGACGGCGTTGCCCAGCACGGGGCGCAGCCGCGACAGCGAGTAGGCGGCCGGCACGGCCACCCCCAGCTGGAACAGCCAGGCGCCGCCCACCACCACGAACGTGTTCCACAGGTACCGGCCCAGGTCCAGGGTCTCCCAGGCGAGGAGGTAGGTTTCGGGCCGCCACTCCTGCGGCAGCAGGGTGGGCGGGGTGCGGACCAGTTCGGCGGGGGGTTTGAGGGAGCCGCTCACCGCCAGCAGCATCGGCCCCAGGAACACCACGGTGAACAGGACGATCACCAGGAGCAGGACCACCCGGTAGCCGATCCTGCCCCGGGGGCTGTTGAGGGTGAGCGGGGAGACGAGGGTGCGCTCCCCGGTGCGCGCGGGCGGGCCGCCGCGGGCCCGCCGGGGACGGGTCGGGATCATGGCTCTCCTTCGGGGGGCGGGTCAGCGGGCGCGGGTGGCCCACAGGTACAGGGCGGAGAACACGGCCAGGACCGCGAAGAGCATGAGGCTCAGGGCCGCGGCCGCGCCGAAGTCGCCGAAGGTGAAGGCGTAGCGGTAGATGAGCAGCAGGACCGTGGTGGTGGCCCCCTCGGGTCCGCCGCCGGTGAGGATGTAGGGCTCGACGAACACCTGCATGGTCGCCACGACCTGGAGCAGCAGGAGCACGAGGATCACGAACCGCATGTGCGGGATGGTCACCGACCACACCCGCTGGAGCAGCCCGGCCCCGTCGAGTTCGGCCGCCTCGTACAGCTCGCCGGGGACGGCCTGGAGGCCGGCCAGGTAGATGAGGGTCGCGGTGCCCAGGTTGGCCCAGGTGGAGACGATGACGAGCGAGATCATCGCGGTGTCGGCGGAGTTGGTCCACTCCAGCCCGGGCAGGCCCACCGCGCGCAGCGCCCCGTTGAGCAGGCCGGGGCCGGGGTCGTAGAACCACTTCCACAGCAGCGCCGACACGATCGGCGGCAGCATCACC is a window of Nocardiopsis changdeensis DNA encoding:
- a CDS encoding carbohydrate ABC transporter permease; the protein is MPETGTATVPAPPAPPTPARAPRRPAGALRRRVAENAVAYAFLSAAILCFAVFSWYPVTRGVALAFQQVNFVTDPVWVGLENFRTLAEDPLFATAWANTARFTLLALVFGFALPFVLALVLNELRHARGYLRLVVYLPVMLPPIVSALLWKWFYDPGPGLLNGALRAVGLPGLEWTNSADTAMISLVIVSTWANLGTATLIYLAGLQAVPGELYEAAELDGAGLLQRVWSVTIPHMRFVILVLLLLQVVATMQVFVEPYILTGGGPEGATTTVLLLIYRYAFTFGDFGAAAALSLMLFAVLAVFSALYLWATRAR
- a CDS encoding carbohydrate ABC transporter permease, whose amino-acid sequence is MIPTRPRRARGGPPARTGERTLVSPLTLNSPRGRIGYRVVLLLVIVLFTVVFLGPMLLAVSGSLKPPAELVRTPPTLLPQEWRPETYLLAWETLDLGRYLWNTFVVVGGAWLFQLGVAVPAAYSLSRLRPVLGNAVLGMMLATLMLPAAALLVPTYLTVADVPLIGVNLLNTPWAVWLPMAANAFNVFVLKQFFDRVPAELVEAARLDGAGPAQIMLRIVLPLSRPILAVVSILAIVAAWKDFVWPLVVLQDPLVQTITVHLARISTEMPLNLLIAGMVVSSLPVLALFLVFQRQVIAGLSAGALKG